From Chlamydia psittaci 6BC, one genomic window encodes:
- a CDS encoding tyrosine-type recombinase/integrase produces the protein MSGLSHHHKSRLFLTVLEAANVWLATLSPITRKNYASGIKFLVANHILDGSMKLEGLVCCDHCDILNRIKSLTFTYSGKPVSEASKQARAACYISFTKFLYRLTKGVIKHASPSKDFGNPTFYKIRDKVKTEFISKREWLLFFDALKKISFRDYLIGKLIIQGVRKLTEVISLRTEDISFAKNQVTFKVKKRQNRYQEVKVSYPNFLMQELQDYLGNREGWVFVSGEGQQVAINQVYYYFKLAEGDINSPIKVTPHVLRASALAYLKKMGFADQEIMRVSCLSSTQMLSAYDTGMTDNLTSQLPLIF, from the coding sequence ATGAGCGGTTTGAGTCACCACCACAAGAGTAGATTATTTCTGACAGTATTAGAAGCAGCTAATGTATGGTTAGCAACCTTATCTCCTATTACTAGAAAGAATTACGCTTCGGGTATCAAGTTTCTAGTAGCCAATCATATATTAGATGGTTCCATGAAATTGGAAGGTTTAGTCTGTTGTGATCATTGTGATATTCTGAACAGAATAAAATCTTTAACTTTCACTTACTCTGGGAAGCCGGTTTCAGAGGCATCAAAACAAGCTAGAGCAGCATGTTATATATCTTTTACCAAGTTTCTTTATCGATTAACCAAAGGGGTTATTAAACACGCCAGTCCTTCTAAGGACTTTGGGAACCCAACTTTTTATAAGATTAGAGATAAGGTGAAGACAGAATTTATCTCGAAAAGAGAGTGGTTGTTATTTTTTGATGCTTTGAAAAAGATTAGTTTTAGGGACTATCTGATAGGCAAGTTGATCATACAAGGAGTCAGAAAATTAACCGAGGTAATATCTTTAAGGACTGAAGACATATCCTTTGCTAAGAATCAGGTTACATTCAAGGTAAAAAAGAGACAAAATAGATACCAAGAGGTGAAGGTAAGCTATCCTAATTTCTTAATGCAAGAGTTGCAAGATTATCTTGGGAATAGAGAGGGTTGGGTTTTTGTTTCCGGTGAAGGACAACAGGTAGCAATCAATCAGGTTTATTATTATTTTAAGTTGGCTGAAGGTGATATTAATTCTCCAATTAAAGTAACACCTCATGTTCTACGAGCTAGTGCTCTAGCATATCTAAAAAAAATGGGCTTTGCTGACCAAGAGATAATGCGAGTATCGTGTTTATCTTCTACGCAAATGTTATCAGCTTATGATACAGGCATGACGGACAACTTAACGTCTCAACTACCTTTAATATTTTAA
- a CDS encoding CT583 family protein: protein MSKLTKEASAFFQKNQENTTKEFLKKEFAMDVFSVSLSDIEKEQIENLVVSQNSKFDEEYNRGLASIKLLTGQIKSIQKQHVLLIGEKIYKVREILKNMNSPDTTFSSWINLVFRTKSSAYNALGYYELFISLPDKNTKSLFQSIPYKTAYLLASRKGSVKDKLKVLGKISGLSNALAIDVLNKFLPPLKSSQTERCVDFEEKNKEVSEKLIDILKIVSSGLELSEYNKNLLHQLFEKTLKVDIRC from the coding sequence GTGAGTAAATTAACTAAAGAAGCATCCGCTTTTTTTCAAAAGAATCAAGAAAACACAACTAAAGAATTTCTTAAAAAGGAATTCGCTATGGATGTGTTTTCAGTATCTCTAAGTGATATTGAAAAGGAGCAAATAGAAAACTTAGTAGTTAGCCAAAATAGTAAGTTCGATGAAGAATATAATAGAGGATTAGCTTCTATTAAGCTACTTACTGGGCAAATTAAATCCATACAAAAACAACACGTTCTTTTAATAGGAGAGAAAATCTATAAGGTCAGAGAAATCTTAAAAAACATGAATTCTCCTGATACAACATTTTCATCTTGGATAAATCTTGTTTTTCGTACAAAGTCTTCAGCTTATAACGCCCTAGGATATTACGAGTTATTCATTAGCCTTCCTGATAAGAATACCAAGTCTTTATTCCAGTCAATACCGTATAAAACGGCATATCTATTAGCTTCTAGAAAAGGATCTGTTAAAGATAAACTTAAGGTTTTGGGAAAGATTAGCGGTTTATCGAATGCTCTAGCTATCGATGTATTAAATAAGTTCCTACCTCCTTTAAAGTCTTCTCAGACAGAACGGTGTGTAGATTTTGAGGAAAAGAATAAGGAAGTTTCTGAGAAACTTATAGATATTTTAAAAATAGTTTCTTCTGGTTTAGAGCTTTCTGAATATAACAAAAACTTACTGCATCAACTGTTCGAGAAAACTCTTAAGGTAGATATCAGATGCTGA